Part of the Athalia rosae chromosome 2, iyAthRosa1.1, whole genome shotgun sequence genome, CaattaaatattatcattatttatttattttctctggaAGAACGTAATTCGTAAATACAACTCGTTATATAGTTCAAATTGATTGCAGATCGAAATAActctcgaaaattcatttattattataattttcacggAGACTGCGTGTCGAAAAATTGTAGTCCTCAGAGTTTCAACGAGTCGATTTATGAACCGATATGGTACTCCGATACACTCGATGTTACGTGTAGAAGAATTCAAAGCTTACGAGTCTTGTTCATACTATACTAACACGgggttttttcaaattggaaatttttcgatcaggtGATATTGTGATATGGTTGATCGATCGTCGCAGATGGTATCTTGAAAACCTCGAGAATTTTGGCAGTAAAATTCTGACAATAATGTTATAGATACGTTATCACGATGGTGTATTTACAATCAAGGCCAACCGTTTGTCGTGGACTCTATCATCGGCGACAAAAcgacagaatgaaaaaaaaaagaaaagttcgaAGTTGGATGCAAGTTCGATATTAGCAATTTCTTGAAATATAATCGATAGAGCTTCGCAATTATTTCTCTCTAGTCTGGTTCTCAATGCATCTGCAGTCACGAGTGTATTTAATTATCACGAACTGCTTTCCTTGCAAAACTCATATCGGaaacataaaatatatcgagAACGATGTGGCTACAAACCGAAAAATAGTTgcccgtttatttttttttttacaatctaCATTATTCTTACGATGCCACATAATGTATAATTCTCCGATAATGGAAGCTGGTGTGAATTGCGATtcatataataatgtataaatttattcagcTTTTACAGTCACGCTGCATGGAAGTAAAACACAAATACAGTTggaggaaaggaaaattctTTCGCGGTAATGAGCACGGAATCATATATTCATCGACACGTTAATCTTGTCAAGTCAAACATTATTCGAAATTTGCTGTATCAGCTGGCGGATACAAACATCGCTTTGCACATGGGAATGGGTCACACGACTACCATAAATGTGCATCAATGCAGCGGCAAACTCTTATCGTGAAATACATTGAAAACTTCCGAGGGTTGTTCAAAGTTTATCTTACATCTTTCTGACCCTCATCTATAACAACaatcgattggtttttttaCCGCATACATTAATTCCGAttttaaatacatatatttctattCGACAGGATCACTAACTTTGATGACGCGAAAAATGACGACGATTTCTCTCACTCTTACAACAGACATTCATTGCATGAAATAACAGTTGGATCGAACGtcgagtttgattttttcatttatttttatcacacaGGGTGTAGTTTTGGGTTTAatgcatattttttatccccccGTA contains:
- the LOC125499961 gene encoding uncharacterized protein LOC125499961, which encodes MESISIEIEITLENSFIIIIFTETACRKIVVLRVSTSRFMNRYGTPIHSMLRVEEFKAYESCSYYTNTGFFQIGNFSIRYVITMVYLQSRPTVCRGLYHRRQNDRMKKKRKVRSWMQVRY